The Xiphophorus hellerii strain 12219 chromosome 7, Xiphophorus_hellerii-4.1, whole genome shotgun sequence nucleotide sequence GCTATCCTGTTTCCATGGTTATACAGTCGTAGTTTAATGAATGCGATTTAAAACATTACGCTACTTTTGCACCTAAAACGGTTAGGAAAAGCTCTGACGCATTTaataaatgattgaaataagttgcaatttgagtttttaattaatttatgttcAGTTTGGATAGTCCATTAAATTTCAAATTATCTACATGTTGCTATGTGCTACTTGTCAGCTGCTTGAAACAACCCTACAGCACTTTTCTCTGGCTTTCGGAACAGACAAAATCAtcaaattataaaatgtttatgtagttctaatttattaatttcagaTCCAGTATGTTGATTTCACCACAGACACACTTAAGcttacagtatttattttaacaaaagaaaaagtgaaattggAAGTTAAcatcagtccagcagcttctgctccACAGTTACAAactgaacaaagaaaaaggagatGAGTTCAGTGTGATTGTATTGTGGTATGGTATTTCACACAAATTCACAATAATCTATATAAGTAGTCTTTAACGTACACAtgtttagtaaagaaaaaatgtatatctGCTCTCTTTCATCACTCACTTTAGTTTAAACCTCAATCCCTTTCTATggtcttttaattttacattcaaAGACCATCACACTTTGTATGAAAATATTGATACATACCTAACAAGAGAAAAATTCAAATTGGTGGTTAACGTCAGTCCAACAGCTTCTGCAcctatacattaaataaaatacaataataaaaataaactatttcagAGCAATGACAGAACAATTGATgttatatatatgtgtgtatgtatgcatgtacagtatgtatgtatgcatatatacagtatatacagtacagaccaaaagtttggacacacctttctaattcagtgggttttctttattttcatgactatttataaggcaagaaatcccacttattaacctgacagggcacacctatgaagtgaaaaccaattcaggtgactacctcttgaagctcatcaagaaaatgcagagtgtgtgcaaagcagtaatcacagcaaaaggttgctactttgaagaaactagaatataaggggtattttcagttgttttacactttttgtttagtgcatatttccacatgtgttatttatagttttgatgccttcagtgtgaatctacaatgtcaatagtcatgaaaataaaggaaactcattgaattaaaaggtgtgtccaaacttttggtctgtactgtatatatatacagtgtgtgtgtgtgtgtgtgtgtgtgcgtgtgtgtgtgtgtgttacttcAGGTTATTTAAgcagcagtaaaaaaataaatgctcttgtgaataaaaagaaattggatAATGTTACACATTTTTGGCTGTAAATGTTTGTCTAAATACCACAAAAATAACATATTAAGTTATATGCCAAGAATCTCATACAGGCACTTAGTATGAGAGTCACTGAAACAACAGCTTCATATCTGAAGCTAGATAGATAAACTGTATGTATTTGAGTTTATATAAAAGGGGGACATATTCTATTTCAGAAATGAAAGTCAACAGTCAAACATTgttagtttgacattttttaaatgactctattaaggGATTCAATCCCTGTAAAAGAACATCCCCCTCTATCATCACTCACTTTAGTAAAACATCTATAACCTACTATCTATTAATAATTGTTTTACAGAACTCTACTtcgaaagaaaatatatattccaTTCAGCTAtgaaaaatctaactttttctGAGACTCATTAACTATTGTTTCTTGCAGAAGTATTAATAcccactgaaacatttttgcaaCTACGCATCTAAAAATGTATGCCTTGTCCTCTTCACAAAGTCAGATTAAATGGAGTGTGTCTAGGAAAATATCATAGCCACTTTGACTGCAACATTAAGTTTTTATCTAAACATTCCACTCTAGCACTGGTTGTGTATTCTTGACTTACCATGAAACATCTATTTGACCAATGCACTTTCCCTCATATGTTGCTGTTTCCCTTCCATAAGCTGTGGCAAACTTGAAACACATATTGAACGTCTTGCTTTTACTaatgactttcttcttgctATTCATCAATAAAGGCCAGGTTTATGGTTTGCAGAACTGAGAGTTATGTctacagattctcccacctgagctgtggatcttagcagctcctccagacatAATCTGGGTCTTTTGGTTCCTTCACTGATTCATGCTCTCCTTTCCTGGTCTGTCATTTTAGTTGGATGTTCGTATTATGTTTGCATGTCTCCcatattctttatatttttgaacAGTGTGTTGAAGAGTGCTCCAAAAGATGTTCTCTAGCAAACCTTTAAggatttaaattacttttagcTGGACCCTATGtactaaaaaaatctaactgaagtacaataaagtattttgttgtaACATATCAGGGTGGAAAAGTTCAGGGGGCGTGAATTTCCCACACTGTAACATGTCTGCCGAAATGACAACTGCGATGAGAAAAAAAGTGTCTGAAGTGTGTATACTTGTATGTTAAACATTGATTTCTTACTACATAACATACCAATTGTGACCTTTGAAATAATAtaattctaatattttttattgtatattaaTTTAAACTGTATAATTAGACACCTTGATTCCTGTTTTGTCTCTAAAGAAATCCCTATAGTcacaaattttattgtttttttattttattttgaatgtctCTTTTACAGAAAGAGTTGACAGTTGAAGTATGTATTGCTGCATAAAGTGTGGTGTATGACTAAATTCTGTTACTCATTAAAGGTGGATGAAGCCAAGCAGCAACAGCCTACAACATCTGATTCCAATGATATAAAAACCAAGGTTGGCTTTGATCCACTGATTCTGGGACAGCAGTTCTGCCAGTGGTTCTTTCAGCTCTTGAACAGTCAGAATCCTTCACTGGGCCAACAGCCTCAAGACTGGGGGCCACAGCATTTCTGGCCAGATGTGAAACTACGGCTTCTTTCCAGGTAGGAATATTAAACCaatggggaggaaaaaagatgtctcttttaaaggaaattgattattgtgtgtttttcagagctACGACTGAGCAGATGGAGGAGTTCCAAGGGGCTGAACTGGTCAGCCTTCGTCTCTTGGCCCTGACCAGTAGAGAGTACCTTGTCTTCAGTCCTAACCTGGACCCTCACGGCCTCAGGGCTGTGGCCTCCCCTCATGGCTTGGTTCTGGTGGGTGTGGCTGGGACCATCCACAGAGACCAGTCCTGTCTTGGCATTTTCGAGCAGATATTCGGCCTCATCCGCTCACCCCTGGATGAAAACAGCTGGAAGATAAAGTTTGTCAACCTAAAGATCAGAGGACAGGATGCCATTGGAGGAACAGAGGTAGCAGCTCCTGCTTTAAACTACAACTCCAGTGAACTGCAGCTTCTTTGCAGCTGATAGCAGTCATCATAACACTGGATatcttttacacttttttaC carries:
- the c7h3orf38 gene encoding uncharacterized protein C3orf38 homolog → MIMSGLTETERVGFKKILSSMTDVDLRSLSDTVTNKMIVVENVTEAMETILSFSKSAEELLRRRKVHRDLIFKYLVKEGLTMPPTSEKHQLIKRTLELWSSVTVDEAKQQQPTTSDSNDIKTKVGFDPLILGQQFCQWFFQLLNSQNPSLGQQPQDWGPQHFWPDVKLRLLSRATTEQMEEFQGAELVSLRLLALTSREYLVFSPNLDPHGLRAVASPHGLVLVGVAGTIHRDQSCLGIFEQIFGLIRSPLDENSWKIKFVNLKIRGQDAIGGTEVAAPALNYNSSELQLLCS